Proteins co-encoded in one Spirosoma endbachense genomic window:
- a CDS encoding homoserine kinase, which translates to MDSITVFAPATVANVACGFDIFGFAVDNPGDQITLTANPEPGVRITDIIGDEGRLPRETGRNTAGIAIQSYLQHINRTDVGVDVVLRKQMPLGSGLGSSAASAVAGVYAINELLGRPLPTIKLLPFAMEGERIACGSAHADNVAPSLLGGFVVIRSYQPLDVVRIETPATLFCTIVHPDIEVNTKDARFILKNEVSLKNTIIQMGNVAGLIAGLMTPDYGLISRSLVDVIIEPVRSILIPEFNEVKQAALENGALGCSISGSGPSMFALSRDARTAEHVGAAMQQAFLSASITSEAYVSEINRQGPKVLASHEVVH; encoded by the coding sequence GTGGATTCAATTACAGTATTTGCTCCTGCTACCGTAGCCAATGTGGCTTGCGGTTTTGATATTTTTGGTTTTGCTGTCGATAATCCCGGCGACCAGATTACCCTGACTGCCAACCCAGAACCAGGGGTTCGGATTACCGACATCATTGGTGATGAAGGCCGACTACCTCGCGAGACAGGCCGTAATACGGCTGGCATCGCCATTCAGTCGTACCTTCAGCACATTAACCGAACGGATGTTGGTGTTGATGTGGTGCTGCGAAAACAAATGCCGCTCGGCAGTGGATTAGGCTCTAGTGCAGCCAGCGCTGTAGCTGGTGTTTATGCCATCAATGAATTGCTTGGTCGGCCATTGCCAACGATAAAACTATTACCCTTCGCTATGGAGGGTGAGCGAATCGCCTGTGGTTCAGCCCATGCCGATAATGTCGCGCCGTCTTTACTGGGCGGCTTTGTCGTTATTCGGAGTTATCAACCGCTTGATGTCGTTCGCATTGAAACGCCGGCAACGTTATTCTGTACAATCGTTCATCCTGACATTGAAGTTAATACAAAAGATGCGAGGTTCATTCTGAAAAATGAAGTCTCGCTAAAGAACACAATCATACAGATGGGTAACGTGGCCGGTCTGATTGCTGGTCTGATGACACCCGACTATGGGCTGATCAGTCGTTCGCTGGTCGATGTCATTATTGAACCTGTACGTTCTATCCTGATTCCGGAATTTAATGAAGTGAAGCAGGCTGCTTTGGAAAACGGTGCGTTGGGATGCAGTATTTCGGGGTCAGGTCCATCGATGTTTGCACTTAGCCGCGATGCCCGGACCGCCGAGCATGTTGGCGCGGCCATGCAACAGGCCTTCCTGTCGGCGAGCATCACGAGCGAAGCATACGTCTCAGAAATCAACCGGCAAGGCCCTAAAGTGCTGGCTAGTCACGAGGTTGTTCATTGA
- a CDS encoding lytic transglycosylase domain-containing protein — protein MTKLILMVTAGIGCLITLASLSAVAQTSHFLALNTSNLSSEASFSSKINLEKVVNFCGENLPTNHPAISTHWTRTLIRQAALASSLTLLKRRAAVVFPLIEPILKQYRIPSDFKFLPLLESAVTNRAVSRKGAAGFWQLMPQTAQSLGLSVSRRHDERFNLRKATHAACRYLNELYDQLGSWMLVATAYNAGPNYIQQLSRKHPDVHPMALPYRAAETRAYLFQTVAIKELLTRPEAYHDHLSSHHIAALSDSETPVPSSERASILASFDIDEATMSAAVESQSGETELAFIADSTTTVVLLTEDESSVDGVESTNSVSSPMDVPQKLSSGQPVSSEVTVQSDRLVTRSLSEGSLTEGQLYIFQVVQPVTINERAFAVGDVIHAHVELVDAASGRVFLRTDRLITAQTQETIPLKLVATEQPKHPGVAVPSRIDGWRLTWEQL, from the coding sequence ATGACGAAACTGATCCTGATGGTTACAGCCGGAATCGGCTGCTTAATCACCCTTGCCAGCCTGTCGGCCGTTGCCCAAACCAGCCATTTTCTAGCGCTCAATACGAGCAATCTGTCCTCTGAAGCTTCATTTTCTTCCAAAATCAACCTTGAGAAGGTTGTTAATTTTTGCGGAGAAAATCTGCCTACAAATCACCCGGCAATTTCTACGCACTGGACCCGAACCCTTATTCGGCAAGCCGCATTGGCCAGTAGCCTGACTTTGCTTAAACGTAGGGCTGCCGTCGTATTTCCGCTGATTGAACCAATCCTTAAACAGTATCGAATTCCGTCTGATTTTAAGTTTCTACCACTTCTTGAAAGCGCTGTAACAAACCGGGCTGTTTCACGGAAAGGCGCGGCTGGTTTCTGGCAGCTAATGCCTCAGACAGCACAGTCGTTGGGTTTGAGCGTATCGCGTCGCCATGATGAACGGTTTAACCTTCGCAAAGCAACTCATGCTGCCTGCCGCTATCTCAATGAATTGTACGATCAACTGGGCTCCTGGATGCTGGTAGCAACGGCATACAATGCCGGGCCGAATTATATCCAGCAATTGAGCCGTAAACATCCCGATGTTCATCCAATGGCATTGCCCTACCGGGCTGCCGAAACCAGAGCCTATCTATTTCAGACTGTGGCAATTAAAGAATTACTTACCCGGCCGGAAGCTTATCATGACCACTTAAGCAGTCATCATATTGCGGCTCTGAGTGATTCTGAAACGCCCGTTCCTTCCTCGGAGCGAGCGTCTATTCTGGCATCATTCGACATAGATGAAGCCACAATGTCGGCTGCTGTTGAAAGCCAGTCAGGAGAAACGGAACTGGCATTTATTGCTGATTCGACTACAACGGTCGTACTGTTAACCGAAGATGAGTCTTCTGTGGATGGAGTGGAATCGACAAATTCGGTAAGTAGTCCGATGGATGTCCCGCAGAAACTCAGTAGCGGCCAACCTGTTTCGTCCGAAGTAACGGTTCAGTCAGATCGACTGGTTACCAGGAGTTTAAGCGAGGGTTCTTTGACCGAAGGGCAGTTGTATATATTTCAGGTTGTGCAGCCTGTTACGATCAATGAACGGGCTTTTGCCGTTGGCGATGTAATTCATGCCCACGTCGAATTGGTCGATGCGGCATCGGGGCGAGTTTTTTTGCGTACAGACCGTCTTATAACTGCGCAGACCCAGGAAACAATCCCGTTAAAATTAGTCGCTACCGAGCAGCCAAAGCATCCGGGCGTTGCTGTTCCATCCCGGATTGATGGGTGGCGATTAACGTGGGAGCAACTTTAG
- a CDS encoding DUF6134 family protein yields MNLKIPFLSLLVSVYPLSFVYAQISVNPGPAETHHYAIEMAGIRVGTMTAIRQLQAGNRTTYTLISDVNVSLLVYTVKIYYKVISQFEGKKLTLSTVEAHTNRGNYASRTEWKGDHYDISADQYKYKRQATESQNIDFSVSSLYFYEPTGRSRVYAEYFGDYFAFTQKAPGTYRAMLNDREDEYLYQNGRLVKVIKHNSIKNFVVRLLD; encoded by the coding sequence ATGAATCTGAAAATACCCTTTTTATCCTTACTGGTTTCAGTCTATCCTTTGAGCTTTGTTTATGCTCAAATCTCCGTTAATCCAGGGCCCGCCGAAACTCACCATTATGCCATTGAAATGGCCGGAATCCGCGTTGGAACGATGACTGCTATTCGCCAGCTACAGGCGGGTAATCGTACGACTTACACGCTTATCAGCGATGTGAACGTGTCATTATTGGTGTATACTGTGAAAATTTATTACAAGGTCATTAGCCAGTTCGAGGGCAAAAAACTAACGCTGTCAACCGTCGAAGCACACACAAATCGAGGTAATTACGCATCACGGACTGAATGGAAAGGTGATCATTATGACATCTCTGCCGACCAATACAAGTACAAACGGCAGGCAACGGAGTCGCAAAACATTGATTTTTCCGTTTCCTCATTGTACTTTTACGAACCTACTGGACGCAGCAGGGTGTATGCCGAGTACTTTGGCGATTATTTTGCCTTTACTCAAAAAGCTCCCGGAACATACCGAGCTATGCTCAATGACCGGGAAGATGAGTACCTCTACCAGAATGGTCGATTGGTAAAGGTGATTAAACATAACTCAATAAAGAATTTTGTAGTGCGGCTGCTGGATTAG
- a CDS encoding glycoside hydrolase family 20 protein, with the protein MLNRLVVFLGLFWVLTSAFGQSIERYSIIPRPAQLEPRAGEFIISRSTTIGVPIAQPDLKAIVDTLANHMNRSTGMSLSVRNVNKLTVPENLIEFIPSTDTTLGDEGYRIDATNKLITIEASSPKGFFYAVQTLYQLLPPAIFATRHPVPATNLTTLSIPACRIQDRPRYSYRGLHLDVGRHFFPVPLIKKYLDLMAMHKFNNFHWHLTDDQGWRIEIKKYPKLTQIGAQRRETIVGHYDDYDPQVFDGKPYGGYYTQDEVREVVRYAASRYINVVPEIELPGHALAALAAYPELACSPGPYQVATKWGVFDDVFCPTEKTFSFLQDVLTEVINLFPGKYIHIGGDECPKTIWQKNAFCQQLIKREGLKNENGLQSYFINRIDKFVTSKGRRIIGWDEILEGNGPSIRLSPNATVMSWRGIKGGIQAARQQHDVIMTPGQFCYFDHFQGDPAQEPTGFGGSLPLAKVYSYNPTPPELTTAEATHILGAQGNIWTEYISTWDQLNYMLWPRAAALAEVVWTPLNQKNYEDFTRRLPVLFERLSTLNVNYARTFYDVSFSAKPTADGKVEIALSADKQAPQIRYTLDGSIPSGESLQYEKTLVLDKSTTIRAATFADGSPLSQLAKVRKDYIVSKATGKPYTLLNAPSAGRPDKNYSLTDGVTGGMGGYEVAGVVSFSNDINAVIDLGQSKSIESVRVGFLKYTAKNVCLPKQVEISVSEDGKTFQLVLTAKTNAAESGKRGFVRLPFDFSPITSRYVRIIARNIGRVPAGLRNPGKAAQLMVDEIEVR; encoded by the coding sequence ATGTTGAACCGTCTTGTTGTGTTTCTCGGCCTGTTTTGGGTGCTGACATCCGCCTTTGGCCAATCGATTGAGCGTTACTCGATTATTCCTCGTCCAGCCCAACTCGAACCCCGTGCCGGTGAGTTTATCATCAGTCGTTCGACTACTATTGGCGTGCCAATTGCCCAGCCCGACCTCAAAGCGATAGTCGACACATTGGCAAATCACATGAATCGTAGCACCGGCATGAGCCTGTCTGTGCGCAATGTCAATAAATTGACGGTGCCGGAAAATCTGATCGAGTTCATCCCCTCTACGGATACAACCCTTGGCGACGAAGGTTACCGAATCGACGCCACCAACAAACTCATAACCATTGAAGCGTCGAGCCCTAAAGGTTTTTTTTACGCCGTTCAAACACTGTATCAATTGCTTCCACCAGCGATTTTTGCGACAAGACATCCAGTACCGGCCACAAACCTGACCACGCTTTCGATTCCGGCCTGCCGCATTCAGGATCGGCCACGCTATAGTTACCGTGGGCTACACCTTGACGTTGGCCGGCATTTCTTTCCGGTTCCGTTGATCAAAAAATACCTGGATCTGATGGCCATGCATAAGTTTAACAATTTCCACTGGCACTTAACTGATGATCAGGGCTGGCGAATTGAGATTAAAAAGTACCCGAAACTAACGCAGATCGGTGCACAGCGTCGCGAAACCATTGTCGGCCACTACGATGATTATGATCCACAGGTATTTGATGGAAAACCCTATGGAGGCTATTACACGCAGGACGAGGTTCGTGAAGTTGTTCGCTATGCTGCTTCCAGGTATATTAATGTGGTCCCGGAAATCGAATTACCCGGTCATGCGCTGGCCGCTTTGGCCGCTTATCCTGAACTGGCCTGCTCCCCCGGCCCCTATCAGGTAGCGACCAAATGGGGCGTTTTTGATGATGTATTCTGCCCAACAGAAAAAACATTCTCGTTTTTGCAGGATGTACTGACGGAAGTAATAAATCTGTTTCCGGGCAAATACATTCATATCGGCGGGGATGAATGCCCTAAAACGATATGGCAAAAGAATGCGTTTTGTCAGCAGCTAATTAAACGCGAAGGGCTGAAAAACGAGAATGGCCTGCAAAGCTATTTTATTAACCGCATCGACAAATTTGTGACCTCAAAAGGTCGACGAATAATTGGCTGGGATGAGATTCTGGAGGGAAACGGGCCCAGTATTCGGTTATCGCCCAACGCTACAGTAATGAGCTGGCGCGGTATAAAAGGCGGCATACAAGCCGCCCGCCAACAACACGATGTTATTATGACACCGGGCCAGTTCTGTTATTTCGACCATTTTCAGGGCGATCCGGCGCAGGAACCAACGGGATTTGGCGGTTCACTACCTTTGGCTAAAGTGTATTCGTATAACCCCACACCGCCCGAACTAACGACCGCCGAAGCCACCCACATTCTGGGAGCACAAGGCAATATCTGGACGGAATATATCAGTACCTGGGATCAACTGAACTATATGCTCTGGCCCAGAGCCGCTGCCCTTGCCGAAGTAGTCTGGACCCCACTGAACCAGAAAAATTACGAGGATTTTACCCGGCGATTACCGGTACTCTTTGAGCGTTTATCAACGCTGAACGTTAATTATGCCCGCACGTTTTATGACGTATCTTTCTCCGCCAAACCAACGGCCGATGGAAAGGTTGAGATTGCGCTATCAGCAGACAAACAGGCTCCGCAAATTCGCTACACACTCGACGGTAGCATCCCTTCCGGCGAATCGCTCCAATACGAAAAAACGCTTGTTTTAGACAAATCAACAACGATCAGGGCGGCAACGTTTGCCGACGGATCGCCATTGAGTCAGCTAGCCAAAGTGCGGAAAGACTATATTGTCTCGAAAGCGACCGGAAAGCCATACACTCTTCTGAATGCGCCCAGCGCCGGGCGACCCGACAAAAACTACAGCCTGACCGATGGCGTTACTGGCGGCATGGGAGGCTACGAAGTAGCTGGTGTCGTGTCGTTCAGCAATGATATCAACGCCGTGATCGACCTTGGCCAGTCAAAGTCGATCGAGAGCGTTCGGGTGGGTTTCCTGAAATACACTGCGAAGAATGTTTGTCTACCCAAACAGGTTGAAATCTCGGTTTCGGAAGATGGAAAAACGTTCCAGCTCGTACTCACGGCCAAAACCAATGCTGCAGAATCCGGAAAAAGAGGCTTTGTACGATTACCATTTGACTTCTCCCCTATCACATCCCGCTACGTACGAATTATTGCCCGGAACATCGGACGGGTGCCCGCCGGATTACGGAATCCGGGCAAGGCAGCACAGTTAATGGTGGACGAGATTGAAGTAAGGTGA
- a CDS encoding LytR/AlgR family response regulator transcription factor, translated as MDILIVEDEFLAVQKLMKLLSLSEYPADVIGVTDGIESTVEWLQTHPQPDLILMDIELADGQSFEIFNLVTITCPVIFTTSYDESAIKSFRGNSLHYLLKPIKKEELDQALHKFQQASVVRHVTAIDIGLLIDDLKKQNWQETARSQFLVNHDQQMIPIDTADIAYFYTRGKATYLCGKNKTSYLIDYGLNDLENLLDPAFFFRLNDEFLVQTMSISRIHHSLNGRLKVDLNPGIEHEVLVNRDRASEFTEWLSR; from the coding sequence ATGGACATCCTGATTGTTGAGGACGAATTTCTGGCCGTTCAGAAGTTAATGAAGTTACTGAGCCTGAGCGAGTATCCTGCTGACGTAATCGGCGTTACTGATGGTATTGAATCAACCGTTGAGTGGCTCCAGACGCACCCTCAGCCCGACCTGATTTTGATGGACATTGAACTGGCAGATGGGCAGAGCTTTGAAATCTTCAATCTGGTTACGATCACTTGCCCGGTTATTTTTACCACCTCCTACGATGAATCTGCGATTAAATCATTCAGAGGTAATAGTCTGCATTATCTGCTTAAGCCAATCAAAAAAGAGGAATTAGACCAGGCACTCCATAAATTTCAACAGGCATCCGTAGTCAGGCATGTTACCGCAATCGATATTGGTCTACTTATCGATGATCTCAAAAAACAGAATTGGCAGGAAACCGCCAGGAGTCAGTTTCTGGTAAATCATGACCAGCAAATGATTCCCATTGATACAGCCGATATTGCCTATTTTTATACCAGAGGTAAGGCAACCTATCTGTGTGGTAAAAACAAAACCAGCTACCTGATCGATTACGGCCTCAACGATTTGGAGAACCTACTTGACCCAGCTTTCTTTTTCCGTCTTAATGACGAATTCCTGGTTCAGACAATGTCCATTTCGCGTATTCATCACTCCCTGAACGGGCGGCTTAAAGTAGACCTGAACCCTGGAATAGAACACGAAGTACTAGTGAATCGCGACCGTGCCAGCGAATTTACCGAATGGCTAAGCAGATAA
- a CDS encoding sensor histidine kinase — protein sequence MQKLNDKWMRIVGVPLLALAGQWMMYGYTNMPYPDDWRIPFFFTLGTIIVWELNRWGIILSRRHYPELAQTRQRVLYQLIWFFIFSSIIRITQTFFYHIIGLWPSEDYLLFKPYFFNTLVSVVGTIQVAAYYEGVYLYQRWKVSFTEAQELKKVNLQSQLDSLKTQINPHFLFNNLNSLSSLITSDAEQAERFLDELSSVYRYLLQQNNRDLCPLIDEISFINAYFHLLKTRYGDGIFMENTVEGTYMRYLIPPLTLQILFENAIKHNVISVNRPLTIRLYTQDNNLYVENNLQKKKLAVPSNQIGLQNIMMKYKLLDHSSVIVHHDDEKFLVRVPLISPALEIVAAG from the coding sequence ATGCAGAAACTGAACGATAAGTGGATGCGCATTGTCGGTGTTCCGTTGCTGGCCCTGGCGGGTCAGTGGATGATGTATGGCTATACCAACATGCCATACCCCGACGACTGGCGTATTCCGTTCTTTTTCACCCTGGGAACCATTATTGTCTGGGAATTGAATCGATGGGGCATTATCCTGTCGCGCCGACATTATCCCGAACTCGCCCAAACCCGCCAGCGGGTATTGTATCAGCTCATCTGGTTTTTTATTTTTTCGAGTATCATCCGAATTACGCAAACGTTTTTCTACCATATCATAGGGCTCTGGCCATCGGAAGACTACCTGCTTTTTAAGCCCTATTTTTTCAATACCCTCGTATCGGTCGTCGGAACGATCCAGGTTGCAGCCTACTACGAAGGGGTTTATCTGTATCAACGCTGGAAAGTGTCGTTTACCGAAGCGCAGGAATTAAAGAAAGTGAACCTTCAAAGTCAGCTCGATTCACTGAAAACCCAGATAAATCCGCACTTCCTGTTCAACAACCTGAACTCGTTATCATCGCTGATCACCAGCGATGCCGAACAGGCCGAGCGATTTCTCGATGAACTCTCGTCGGTATACCGCTATTTGCTCCAGCAGAATAATCGTGATCTGTGCCCGCTTATTGACGAAATTTCATTCATTAACGCCTATTTCCACTTGCTTAAAACCCGCTACGGGGACGGCATTTTTATGGAAAATACAGTGGAAGGGACTTACATGCGCTACCTGATTCCACCGCTGACCCTACAGATTCTTTTCGAGAATGCCATTAAGCACAACGTCATTTCGGTGAATCGCCCGCTAACAATCAGGCTCTACACTCAGGACAATAACCTGTATGTGGAAAACAATTTGCAGAAAAAGAAACTGGCCGTTCCGTCTAATCAGATTGGGTTGCAGAACATCATGATGAAGTATAAGCTACTGGATCATTCGTCGGTTATAGTACATCACGACGACGAGAAGTTTCTGGTCCGCGTGCCTTTAATCTCACCCGCTCTGGAAATTGTAGCTGCCGGATGA
- a CDS encoding cupin domain-containing protein, with product MRFNEQEYLQSDQLEQYCLGLLSPDEAAELEQLARTYPAIRDELDRLTLLLANYAIDEPVTPSPALKSRVMMTLSQLGETPTFDLNNLPLINAFSDADQWQRTVEAIQPPETYKNIFGHVLRQDQEAELFLVWVRHSINPEDHHDEQESFLILEGRCECSIGGELVQLSAGDYLSVPLDLEHTVRVISETPVKAIIQRLKAA from the coding sequence ATGAGATTTAACGAGCAGGAATACCTCCAGTCCGATCAACTTGAACAGTATTGTTTAGGATTACTTAGCCCTGATGAAGCCGCGGAGTTAGAACAGTTAGCGCGTACTTATCCGGCCATTCGCGATGAGCTGGACCGGCTTACGTTGCTATTGGCCAATTATGCTATCGACGAACCCGTTACGCCCAGCCCGGCTCTGAAAAGCCGGGTGATGATGACACTGAGCCAACTTGGAGAAACGCCAACGTTCGATTTAAACAATTTGCCGCTCATTAATGCCTTCTCCGATGCTGACCAGTGGCAGCGGACGGTTGAAGCGATTCAGCCTCCCGAAACGTACAAAAATATCTTCGGTCATGTGCTCCGGCAGGATCAGGAAGCGGAACTGTTTTTAGTCTGGGTGCGCCACAGCATCAATCCAGAAGATCATCACGATGAGCAGGAGAGTTTCCTGATTCTGGAGGGTCGTTGCGAATGCTCCATCGGTGGAGAGCTGGTGCAATTATCGGCGGGCGATTACCTGTCGGTTCCGCTTGATCTGGAGCATACTGTTCGGGTTATTTCCGAAACACCCGTTAAAGCCATCATTCAGCGGTTGAAAGCCGCATAA
- a CDS encoding RNA polymerase sigma factor, whose product MKKPPTIPEDELVEALKARSQKAYSVLYDRYAPTLLAIICKVVKDNDEAENVLQDTFVKIWRHIDSYDAGKGRLFTWILNIARNTGINFLRSQRNSDHTDIQTLADSVHTDRNAISDAINVNHIGVSDTVARLDPKLRQMIDLIYFEGYTQQEVADHLKMPLGTVKTRTRMALQQLKDLFDR is encoded by the coding sequence ATGAAAAAGCCACCGACTATTCCTGAGGATGAACTGGTTGAGGCTCTGAAAGCCCGTAGCCAGAAGGCATATTCTGTTCTTTATGACAGATATGCGCCTACCTTGCTGGCTATCATCTGCAAAGTAGTGAAAGATAATGACGAAGCCGAAAATGTTCTTCAGGATACATTCGTAAAAATATGGAGACACATTGATAGTTATGATGCCGGTAAGGGGCGGCTTTTTACGTGGATACTAAACATTGCCCGTAATACGGGCATCAATTTCCTGCGTTCGCAACGAAATTCGGATCATACCGACATCCAAACACTGGCCGATAGTGTACATACAGATAGGAACGCTATATCCGATGCAATCAATGTTAATCACATTGGCGTAAGCGACACCGTAGCCCGGCTCGACCCGAAGCTTCGCCAGATGATTGACCTGATTTATTTTGAAGGCTATACTCAACAGGAGGTAGCCGACCATTTGAAAATGCCATTAGGTACGGTTAAAACCCGTACCCGTATGGCATTGCAACAACTGAAAGACCTATTTGACCGATGA
- a CDS encoding APC family permease, with amino-acid sequence MSENVPQPVSSVNETTEPTEFKRSLSLIDSTLIVSGSMIGSGVFIVTADMARNLGSSGWLLMLWVLTGVLTVAAALSYGELAGMMPKAGGQYIYIQRAYGHLTGFVYGWTVFMVIQTGTIAAVAVAFTKYTAVFIPALGPDNVLLALGPVKVTLGSLFAIASLVLLTWLNSRGVQSGKLIQNVFTSAKLIALLGLIVIGITIGLSSGLLSTNLSNAWDASSTSATGDVIPLAGMALILAFGTSMIGSLFSADAWNNVTFIAGEIKNPRRNIPLALFFGTLIVTTIYFLANVSYLSLLPLKGLPTATDIVGRGIQFADADRVATAAVETVFGNVAVAIMAVLIMISTFGCNNGLILAGARLYYAMAKDGLFIKQASHLNKNAVPGRALWLQCIWASILCLSGKYGDLLDYCTFASLLFYMVTIAGLFRLRRTEPNAERPYRAFGYPLVPALYIIAALTICAILLYTKTFNTGMGLLIAGLGIPVYYLTTRGR; translated from the coding sequence ATGTCAGAAAACGTACCTCAACCCGTTTCGTCGGTCAATGAGACCACAGAACCAACCGAATTTAAACGCTCACTGAGCCTGATCGACTCTACCCTGATTGTTTCGGGTTCGATGATCGGTTCGGGTGTTTTTATAGTCACTGCCGACATGGCCCGTAACCTCGGTTCATCGGGTTGGCTGCTGATGCTTTGGGTATTAACCGGCGTGTTAACGGTGGCCGCAGCACTCAGCTATGGCGAACTGGCAGGCATGATGCCCAAAGCAGGCGGGCAGTACATTTACATTCAACGTGCTTATGGCCACCTGACGGGCTTCGTATACGGATGGACCGTTTTTATGGTCATCCAGACGGGCACCATTGCGGCCGTAGCGGTAGCCTTCACAAAATACACCGCGGTCTTTATCCCGGCATTGGGTCCCGACAATGTTTTACTGGCGCTGGGGCCGGTTAAAGTTACACTGGGCTCACTCTTCGCCATTGCCAGCCTGGTATTACTTACCTGGCTAAACAGCCGGGGCGTACAGAGTGGCAAATTGATTCAAAACGTGTTTACATCGGCCAAATTGATTGCTCTGCTTGGTTTGATTGTCATCGGAATTACGATCGGACTGAGCAGTGGCTTGCTCTCAACCAACCTCAGCAATGCCTGGGATGCGAGCAGCACATCGGCTACGGGCGACGTTATTCCGTTAGCGGGCATGGCCCTGATTCTCGCTTTTGGCACCTCCATGATTGGCTCTTTATTTTCGGCCGATGCCTGGAACAACGTAACGTTCATTGCCGGAGAAATCAAAAATCCGCGCCGAAATATTCCGCTCGCTCTGTTTTTCGGGACGCTCATTGTCACAACGATCTATTTCCTGGCTAACGTTTCCTACCTTTCTCTGTTGCCTCTCAAAGGCTTACCAACAGCTACGGACATTGTAGGCCGGGGCATCCAGTTTGCCGACGCCGACCGTGTTGCAACGGCGGCCGTCGAAACAGTTTTCGGAAATGTAGCCGTTGCGATCATGGCCGTTCTGATCATGATTTCGACCTTTGGTTGTAATAATGGATTGATTCTGGCCGGAGCACGACTCTATTATGCGATGGCTAAAGATGGTCTGTTTATCAAGCAGGCATCGCACCTCAACAAAAATGCCGTTCCGGGCCGGGCATTATGGCTTCAGTGCATCTGGGCATCCATTCTGTGTCTTTCCGGGAAATATGGCGATCTGCTCGATTACTGCACGTTTGCATCGCTCCTTTTCTACATGGTCACTATTGCGGGTCTGTTCCGGCTTCGGCGTACCGAACCAAATGCAGAGCGGCCTTACCGTGCGTTCGGTTATCCGCTTGTGCCAGCGCTCTATATCATTGCAGCACTGACTATTTGTGCTATTCTGCTTTACACCAAAACCTTCAATACAGGTATGGGCCTGTTAATTGCAGGGTTAGGGATTCCGGTTTATTACCTCACAACTCGAGGGCGATAG
- a CDS encoding sugar phosphate isomerase/epimerase family protein: MRTEQAHFISRRQFMGSVATAGLVLPSLDFAATEPLPPMAGKGSTICIFSKHLHWLSIPEMAETAANLGFSGVDLTVRKGGHVAPERVVDDLPKAVSVIRTAGLDVPMITTDVISPDDPLTEPILKTATRLGIPNYRTAYLNYDRALGVAQSLDRYKEQLQKLAALNQKYGIHGAYQNHAGTRVGAAVWDLWELIKDIDPRWLGCQYDIKHAVAEGGMSWVNGLDVLKAHIRCIDIKDFIWVKKSDKWHDQVVPLGEGMVDFKAYFALLKQYSFSGPMSIHYEFPLGGADTGQRQLTMPRETVLAAIKHDLQTLRGFLKAAQLD, encoded by the coding sequence ATGAGAACAGAGCAAGCCCATTTTATAAGCAGACGGCAATTTATGGGTTCGGTAGCGACAGCCGGGCTAGTACTGCCTTCACTGGACTTTGCGGCCACTGAGCCCTTGCCTCCGATGGCTGGCAAGGGTTCAACAATCTGTATATTCTCCAAACATCTGCACTGGTTATCCATACCAGAAATGGCTGAAACGGCCGCTAATCTGGGATTTTCCGGCGTAGATCTGACCGTTCGGAAAGGTGGGCATGTTGCCCCCGAACGTGTTGTAGACGATCTACCCAAAGCCGTATCGGTTATTCGGACAGCAGGTTTAGACGTACCCATGATCACGACTGACGTGATTAGTCCGGACGATCCGCTTACCGAACCGATCTTAAAAACGGCAACCAGACTTGGCATTCCTAATTACCGGACAGCTTACCTGAATTACGACCGGGCTTTAGGGGTTGCCCAAAGCCTCGACCGTTATAAAGAGCAGTTGCAGAAACTGGCGGCTTTGAACCAGAAATATGGGATTCACGGTGCCTATCAGAATCATGCCGGCACACGAGTTGGGGCAGCGGTCTGGGATTTGTGGGAGCTCATCAAAGACATCGACCCTCGCTGGCTGGGCTGTCAGTACGATATCAAACACGCCGTTGCAGAAGGCGGCATGTCGTGGGTCAATGGATTAGATGTTCTGAAAGCACACATCCGGTGCATTGACATCAAGGATTTTATCTGGGTGAAGAAATCCGATAAATGGCACGATCAGGTTGTGCCACTTGGCGAAGGTATGGTCGATTTCAAGGCGTACTTCGCGCTCCTGAAACAATACAGTTTTTCGGGACCAATGTCAATCCATTACGAGTTTCCGCTGGGCGGGGCCGACACGGGCCAACGGCAGCTTACCATGCCCAGGGAAACCGTTTTAGCCGCCATAAAGCACGATCTACAAACGCTTCGTGGCTTTCTTAAAGCGGCCCAACTGGACTAA